In one Chitinophaga sancti genomic region, the following are encoded:
- a CDS encoding sulfite exporter TauE/SafE family protein, with translation MTNITDSTDEANDICLKMNIMHLLGYIASLLIGVSLGLIGGGGSILTMPVMVYLFGVSPVTATSYSLFVVGSTSLIGAARQYKEGTVNIRMALLFAATSVITVFITRKWLVPVIPEHIATVHGFVITESWLTMVLFAVLMLASSVFMMRNKTLPEGNDMKISFVKLVIYGTGIGLVTGLLGAGGGFLLIPALVLLLHLQMKEAVGTSLLVIALNSLIGFTGNLQDKGMDWRLLVTVTLLAMVGIIAGSYLNRKVPAGKLKRGFGWFVLVMGIYILVREVMAL, from the coding sequence TTTACTGATTGGAGTGTCGCTTGGATTGATCGGTGGAGGAGGCTCCATACTTACAATGCCTGTAATGGTATATCTTTTTGGTGTCTCGCCCGTTACAGCTACTTCCTATTCTTTATTTGTGGTAGGGTCCACAAGTCTTATTGGTGCTGCCAGGCAGTATAAGGAGGGTACGGTGAATATCAGGATGGCCTTATTATTTGCAGCTACCTCTGTTATTACCGTATTTATTACACGTAAGTGGCTGGTGCCTGTTATTCCTGAACATATTGCGACAGTGCATGGTTTCGTCATCACAGAAAGCTGGTTGACGATGGTGTTATTTGCAGTGCTGATGCTGGCTTCTTCAGTTTTTATGATGCGTAATAAAACGCTCCCTGAAGGGAACGATATGAAAATTAGTTTCGTGAAGCTGGTGATCTATGGCACAGGTATCGGGCTGGTAACAGGTTTGCTGGGCGCCGGCGGTGGATTTCTACTTATACCGGCACTTGTATTACTATTACATCTGCAGATGAAAGAAGCCGTAGGAACGTCACTGTTAGTGATTGCGCTGAATTCATTGATTGGCTTTACGGGGAATTTACAGGATAAGGGAATGGATTGGAGATTACTGGTGACAGTGACATTGCTGGCCATGGTTGGTATTATTGCGGGTAGTTATTTGAATCGTAAGGTACCCGCAGGGAAACTGAAAAGAGGCTTTGGTTGGTTTGTACTGGTTATGGGGATTTATATTTTAGTGAGGGAAGTGATGGCTTTATAA
- a CDS encoding Crp/Fnr family transcriptional regulator: MTADLADLIRKNTPLSEEQLTEALSYFKQVTAKKNELLLEEGMVADKLFFIAKGCLRLSYGNESTRFMAFENTFLTSIVSFISRKPAPEYIQAVENSELLVITHHDFFKLREIIPGWDKIYIYILEYGLTVVNSKLSSLLTQNAAERYRSLLINNPELIQRLSNANLAAYLNISPETLSRLKSHM, encoded by the coding sequence ATGACGGCCGACCTTGCAGACCTCATCCGGAAAAACACGCCCCTCAGTGAAGAACAGCTCACTGAGGCTCTTTCCTATTTCAAACAGGTCACGGCAAAAAAGAACGAACTATTGCTGGAAGAAGGCATGGTCGCCGACAAACTGTTTTTCATTGCCAAAGGTTGTCTACGGCTCTCCTACGGTAACGAATCTACCCGGTTCATGGCTTTCGAAAATACTTTCCTGACTTCCATTGTCAGCTTTATTTCCAGAAAGCCGGCACCGGAATACATACAGGCTGTAGAGAACTCGGAGTTACTGGTGATCACTCATCATGATTTTTTTAAACTCAGGGAGATCATTCCCGGATGGGATAAGATCTATATCTACATCCTCGAATATGGCCTGACCGTCGTCAATTCAAAACTCAGTAGTCTACTTACACAAAACGCTGCGGAACGATACCGCAGCCTGCTGATCAACAATCCGGAACTGATTCAACGATTATCTAATGCTAACCTTGCCGCGTACCTGAATATTTCGCCGGAGACACTTAGCAGACTGAAATCACATATGTAA
- the ilvD gene encoding dihydroxy-acid dehydratase — MRSDEVKKGYQRAPHRSLFRATGLKDEDFNKPFIGVANSFIEIIPGHFFLNKVAEIIKDEIRANGCVPFEFNTIGVDDGIAMGHDGMLFSLPSRELIASSVESVMNAHKLDAMIAIPNCDKIVPGMIMGALRVDVPTIFVSGGPMAKGYKKDGTPIDLATAFEAVGKHEAGMMSDEELRDIECNACPSGGSCSGMFTANSMNTLMEAMGIALPGNGTILAQTPEREALYRRAAKRICEIVKDDVARERFKLKNILNENAVRNAFAVDMAMGGSTNTVLHMLAIASEADVNFQLKDINEISKNVSHIAKISPSLTTVHMEDINKAGGVNAVMKEMNKRGNGVLVDNLTISGETIFEKIKDAEIKDDKIIHRIDNPYSQVGGLAILYGNLAEQGAVIKTAGITGSRVFTGKAVCFDGQPEAIEGILMGKVKAGDVVVIRYEGPKGGPGMQEMLTPTSLIMGMGLGSAVALITDGRFSGATRGASIGHVSPEAAEGGMIGLLKDGDEIHIDVDKYILEVNLGAEEIKKRRAEFVPVKKVLTSKWLGQYRALVTNASSGAVLRSDL; from the coding sequence ATGAGAAGTGATGAAGTAAAAAAAGGGTATCAAAGAGCACCACACAGATCATTATTCAGGGCAACCGGATTAAAAGATGAAGATTTCAACAAGCCATTTATTGGTGTGGCTAACTCATTCATTGAAATCATTCCGGGTCACTTTTTCCTGAATAAAGTGGCAGAAATTATTAAAGATGAAATTCGCGCCAATGGCTGCGTTCCTTTTGAATTCAATACGATCGGAGTGGATGACGGGATCGCTATGGGCCATGACGGAATGCTGTTTTCATTGCCAAGCAGGGAGTTGATTGCAAGTTCTGTAGAGAGTGTGATGAATGCACATAAACTGGATGCAATGATTGCCATCCCTAACTGTGATAAGATTGTGCCAGGTATGATCATGGGGGCGCTCAGGGTAGATGTGCCTACTATTTTTGTCAGCGGAGGTCCAATGGCAAAAGGATATAAAAAAGATGGCACACCTATCGATCTGGCCACAGCTTTTGAGGCGGTAGGTAAGCATGAAGCCGGGATGATGAGTGATGAAGAACTAAGGGATATTGAATGTAATGCCTGTCCGAGTGGTGGTAGTTGTTCCGGGATGTTTACAGCGAATTCCATGAATACGCTGATGGAGGCAATGGGTATTGCCCTGCCAGGGAATGGAACGATCCTCGCCCAGACGCCTGAAAGAGAGGCACTTTACAGAAGAGCGGCCAAAAGGATCTGCGAGATTGTGAAGGATGATGTAGCCAGGGAGCGATTCAAACTGAAGAATATCCTGAATGAAAATGCGGTTAGGAATGCGTTTGCAGTAGATATGGCCATGGGCGGAAGTACTAATACCGTGCTGCATATGCTGGCCATTGCCAGTGAGGCGGACGTAAATTTCCAGTTGAAAGATATCAATGAGATTTCTAAAAACGTGTCTCATATTGCGAAGATCTCCCCTAGTTTGACGACAGTACATATGGAGGATATCAACAAGGCAGGTGGAGTGAACGCGGTGATGAAGGAAATGAATAAGAGAGGGAATGGTGTATTGGTTGATAATCTGACGATTAGCGGGGAGACTATTTTTGAGAAGATAAAGGATGCGGAGATTAAGGATGACAAGATCATTCACAGGATAGATAATCCTTATAGCCAGGTAGGCGGATTGGCGATTTTGTATGGCAACCTGGCGGAGCAGGGAGCGGTAATTAAAACGGCCGGGATCACTGGTTCCAGGGTGTTTACGGGGAAGGCTGTATGTTTTGACGGGCAACCGGAAGCGATAGAAGGGATACTGATGGGGAAAGTGAAGGCGGGAGATGTGGTGGTAATCAGGTATGAAGGGCCGAAAGGCGGGCCTGGGATGCAGGAGATGCTGACGCCAACGAGTTTGATCATGGGTATGGGATTGGGAAGTGCTGTGGCCTTGATTACGGATGGCAGATTTAGTGGGGCAACGAGGGGTGCGTCAATTGGACACGTATCTCCGGAAGCTGCTGAAGGGGGGATGATTGGGTTGCTGAAGGATGGAGATGAGATTCATATTGATGTGGACAAGTATATTCTGGAGGTGAATTTGGGGGCTGAGGAGATCAAAAAGCGGAGAGCGGAGTTTGTGCCGGTAAAAAAAGTTTTGACTTCAAAATGGCTGGGGCAGTATAGGGCTTTGGTGACGAATGCGAGTAGTGGTGCGGTTTTGAGGAGTGATTTGTAG
- a CDS encoding site-specific integrase has product MLSESFSVLFFLKAPKKDLGQPRAIYIRITVDGIVKEASIQRKCLPKQWHQQLGRSLGKDELSQTLNTFLTTLEAKLEKKRTDLISADKQVTAEILIDYVKGRDTPKYYLLEEFKKHNNQLAILVGKRKAAAGTCERYSTAYSHTRDYIQWKYAKEDMLLADLDYDFVNDFYFYLMSVRSCCNNTACKYVSNMKKIVLIAVKKKYILSNPFAEFAMHLDDVEHDALNEGELYKIVNHNYEIDRLDRIRDVFLFSCMTGLAFADVEKLSMSDIEIDETGSWWIIQDRTKTKRKADIPLFRDAQSIIEKYANHECLKKGVLLPVVANANYNLYLKEIAAGARIVKRLTTHTARRTFASLCLNNGVELKVISKMLGHKSVKQTEKYLRLEKDHIKNSMNKLKKILDGKEVSFTRAIGKTFTAAVKSRVLESAAEEINDDEVVEEFSDI; this is encoded by the coding sequence ATGTTGAGTGAAAGTTTTTCAGTACTGTTTTTTTTAAAGGCCCCTAAGAAGGATCTGGGTCAGCCCCGTGCTATTTACATCCGTATCACTGTTGACGGCATAGTCAAAGAAGCCTCTATCCAGCGTAAATGTTTACCCAAACAATGGCATCAGCAATTAGGCCGTAGCCTGGGAAAGGATGAACTTTCCCAAACCCTGAACACTTTTCTTACTACGCTTGAAGCTAAACTTGAAAAGAAACGTACTGATTTGATTTCAGCCGACAAGCAGGTAACTGCTGAAATACTGATTGATTATGTAAAAGGTCGTGACACTCCTAAGTATTATTTACTGGAAGAATTCAAGAAGCATAACAACCAGCTAGCCATTCTGGTCGGAAAAAGAAAGGCCGCCGCTGGCACCTGTGAACGGTATTCCACTGCCTACAGTCATACCCGCGATTACATCCAATGGAAATATGCTAAAGAGGATATGCTTTTAGCTGACCTGGACTATGATTTTGTAAATGATTTTTATTTCTACCTCATGTCGGTAAGATCCTGTTGCAATAATACGGCTTGTAAATATGTCTCCAACATGAAAAAGATCGTACTGATCGCCGTTAAAAAGAAGTACATTCTTTCCAATCCCTTTGCAGAATTTGCAATGCACCTTGATGATGTGGAACATGATGCTCTCAATGAGGGAGAATTGTACAAGATAGTTAACCACAATTATGAAATTGACCGTTTGGATCGTATACGCGATGTGTTTCTGTTTAGCTGTATGACAGGTCTGGCTTTCGCCGATGTCGAAAAACTGAGTATGTCCGACATTGAAATCGATGAAACAGGAAGTTGGTGGATCATTCAGGATCGTACCAAAACGAAACGGAAGGCCGATATACCTCTATTCAGGGATGCCCAAAGCATTATAGAGAAATATGCTAATCATGAATGTTTGAAAAAGGGTGTGTTGCTACCGGTTGTGGCTAATGCCAACTATAATCTGTATTTAAAGGAGATTGCCGCCGGAGCCAGGATTGTTAAACGGCTTACCACCCATACTGCCCGCCGTACTTTTGCGTCTTTATGCCTTAATAATGGCGTTGAACTTAAGGTTATCTCTAAAATGCTCGGGCATAAATCGGTTAAACAGACGGAAAAATACCTCCGTTTGGAGAAAGATCACATAAAAAACAGTATGAACAAACTCAAGAAAATCCTGGATGGTAAAGAGGTTTCTTTCACCCGCGCAATCGGAAAGACATTTACAGCTGCCGTTAAAAGCCGGGTGTTGGAGTCGGCGGCAGAAGAAATAAATGACGACGAGGTAGTGGAAGAGTTTTCAGATATTTGA
- a CDS encoding NucA/NucB deoxyribonuclease domain-containing protein: protein MVGIFVESLDEYPFASSLEGGFYLASYARMQVVPSGENFIQVGRISGLRLKKGDRVLVIPINKKGEVPKEFQAKLQDDIKLDI from the coding sequence GTGGTTGGAATATTTGTCGAAAGCTTAGATGAATATCCATTTGCAAGTTCTCTGGAAGGGGGATTCTACCTCGCGTCATATGCGCGTATGCAGGTTGTTCCAAGCGGAGAAAATTTTATTCAGGTCGGTCGTATTAGTGGATTGCGTTTAAAGAAAGGGGACAGGGTCTTGGTTATACCAATTAACAAAAAGGGAGAAGTGCCTAAAGAATTTCAGGCAAAACTACAGGATGATATTAAACTGGACATTTGA
- a CDS encoding SMI1/KNR4 family protein — protein sequence MIIRNYLDELLEYLIKNGSPLPEKVTSGMSRDEIKEKLSFLKRDIPETVYQLFEWKTGQRFEDEKPPYMLHSLCPLVEFYTLDDCIELYKIKRDFGVDKKYFPLFYNIGMDVWYIDLEDGAKSKVFFYNPGITLSEDPMTIYDSLENMFYSTLKAIEEGIYTYDKGWNIDPRQFEFFHKLNPSSLYWDTDKRYEGDDPDDFEFFDDWNESEK from the coding sequence ATGATAATACGCAATTATCTCGATGAACTTTTGGAATATTTAATAAAAAACGGCTCCCCACTACCAGAAAAGGTAACTTCTGGCATGTCAAGAGATGAAATCAAAGAGAAACTAAGTTTCTTAAAAAGAGATATTCCGGAGACTGTGTACCAGTTGTTTGAATGGAAGACAGGACAAAGGTTTGAGGATGAAAAACCACCCTACATGTTGCATAGTCTTTGCCCTCTGGTCGAATTTTACACCTTGGATGATTGTATAGAACTTTATAAGATAAAAAGAGATTTTGGGGTAGATAAAAAATACTTTCCTTTGTTTTATAACATTGGTATGGATGTTTGGTATATTGATTTAGAAGACGGGGCTAAAAGCAAAGTCTTCTTTTATAACCCTGGGATAACCCTGTCTGAGGATCCAATGACCATTTATGATTCTTTGGAAAACATGTTCTATTCGACCCTAAAGGCCATTGAGGAAGGTATTTATACATACGATAAAGGATGGAATATTGATCCTCGGCAATTTGAATTCTTCCACAAACTCAATCCTAGTTCGTTATACTGGGATACTGACAAACGTTATGAAGGAGATGATCCAGATGATTTTGAATTTTTTGATGATTGGAATGAATCCGAAAAATAG
- a CDS encoding NucA/NucB deoxyribonuclease domain-containing protein, protein MRNYFGPPPVRGVTSRDEYPFARSLEGGFYLGSYARVETVPEKENFIQAGSLSALGLKPGDKLIVIPIDRKGQMPKEFVSQLQQDNKYDILVNFINTLSILISKESAPIPLIPNESLLPPSAQPIFNIGPLN, encoded by the coding sequence TTGCGAAACTACTTTGGTCCACCTCCTGTAAGAGGTGTGACATCTAGGGATGAGTATCCCTTTGCAAGAAGTTTAGAGGGAGGGTTTTATCTGGGGTCTTATGCAAGGGTAGAAACTGTCCCTGAAAAGGAAAATTTTATACAAGCTGGTAGTCTGTCGGCATTAGGGTTGAAACCGGGTGACAAACTTATAGTTATTCCTATCGACAGAAAAGGACAAATGCCCAAAGAATTTGTTTCTCAGCTTCAACAGGATAATAAATACGATATTTTAGTTAATTTTATTAACACATTAAGTATATTAATTTCAAAGGAATCTGCCCCGATTCCATTAATTCCTAACGAAAGCTTATTACCACCATCTGCACAACCAATATTTAATATTGGACCTTTAAATTAA
- a CDS encoding IS630 family transposase (programmed frameshift), whose protein sequence is MIRYTVKLTKSEVEELHSIINKGSHTSQTFRMAYILLNCDEGKYSEKVTNEQISKVLKVGMRTIDRVKKKFIEEGFEGVLERRPSNRIYESKVDGDIEAKLVTLCCSEPPKGFARWSLRLLADKMVELKYVEKISHVTVRKGLKKNELKPWKSKGWVIPPHCNSEFVAKMENVLDVYKRPYNADYPVICMDESPKQLVDEVRQSVAMKPGQERRVDYEYVRHGMVNIFIANEPLKGKRFVEVTAFKARKDWAMFIKEIADKKYPKAKKITLVMDNLKTHTGAAFYETFEPKEAKRLCDRFEFIYTPKHGSWLNMAEIELHVLNGQCLNRHISTIEKVKEEVTEWQTNRNNKNSQINWQFTNKEARVKLKRLYPSINN, encoded by the exons ATGATACGCTATACCGTTAAATTAACAAAGAGTGAAGTTGAAGAATTACACAGCATAATAAATAAAGGTTCACATACTTCTCAAACCTTTCGTATGGCTTATATTCTATTAAATTGTGATGAGGGGAAGTACTCGGAAAAAGTGACCAACGAGCAAATAAGTAAAGTCTTGAAAGTTGGGATGCGCACAATAGATCGGGTTAAGAAGAAATTTATTGAAGAAGGCTTTGAAGGGGTATTAGAAAGACGGCCTTCAAATCGTATTTACGAGTCTAAAGTGGATGGAGATATAGAAGCGAAGTTAGTCACATTATGCTGTAGTGAGCCACCTAAGGGATTTGCTAGATGGTCATTACGGCTCCTGGCAGACAAGATGGTTGAATTAAAGTATGTCGAAAAGATCTCTCATGTAACAGTAAGAAAGG GTCTTAAAAAAAATGAACTTAAGCCCTGGAAATCAAAAGGGTGGGTAATCCCACCGCATTGTAATAGCGAATTTGTGGCAAAGATGGAGAACGTGTTAGATGTATATAAAAGGCCTTATAATGCTGATTATCCTGTTATTTGCATGGATGAGTCGCCAAAACAGTTAGTCGATGAAGTGAGACAATCAGTTGCCATGAAGCCTGGTCAGGAAAGAAGAGTAGATTACGAGTACGTTAGACATGGCATGGTAAATATATTTATAGCAAATGAACCATTGAAAGGGAAGCGTTTTGTGGAGGTAACAGCATTCAAAGCCAGAAAGGATTGGGCAATGTTTATTAAAGAAATCGCAGATAAGAAATATCCCAAAGCGAAAAAGATAACCCTGGTGATGGATAATTTAAAAACGCACACGGGTGCTGCATTTTATGAGACCTTTGAACCCAAAGAAGCAAAAAGGCTGTGTGACAGATTTGAATTCATCTATACCCCAAAACATGGAAGCTGGTTAAATATGGCCGAAATAGAATTGCACGTATTGAATGGACAATGCCTGAACAGGCATATATCTACAATCGAGAAGGTAAAAGAAGAGGTCACTGAATGGCAAACTAATCGAAACAATAAGAACAGCCAAATAAACTGGCAATTCACAAACAAAGAAGCAAGAGTGAAGTTAAAAAGATTGTATCCGTCAATTAATAATTAA
- a CDS encoding site-specific integrase has protein sequence MSKSRYEIYEMIIINTDYEINSNLNTLPDNKVSLYFITGSWWIIQDRTKTKWKADIPLFRDAQSIIEKYANHECLKKGVLLPVVANANYNLYLKEIAAGARIVKRLTTHTAPPHFCVLMS, from the coding sequence ATGAGCAAAAGTCGATACGAGATTTACGAAATGATTATTATAAACACAGATTATGAAATAAATAGTAATTTAAATACTTTACCTGATAATAAGGTTTCATTATATTTCATTACAGGAAGTTGGTGGATCATTCAGGACCGTACCAAAACGAAATGGAAGGCCGATATACCTCTATTCAGGGATGCCCAAAGCATTATAGAGAAATACGCTAATCATGAATGTTTGAAAAAGGGTGTGTTGCTACCGGTTGTCGCTAATGCCAATTATAATTTGTATTTAAAGGAAATTGCCGCTGGAGCCAGGATTGTTAAACGGCTTACCACCCATACTGCCCCGCCGCACTTTTGCGTCCTTATGTCTTAA
- a CDS encoding MerR family transcriptional regulator, producing the protein MENVITQNDLKMFRLQLLNDIRQIVDEKLSAMSAPIVNDWIKAGTARKILDMSPGSLQNLRIAGKIRFKKIRGSYYYNLKDINNLFK; encoded by the coding sequence ATGGAAAATGTGATAACGCAAAATGATTTGAAGATGTTCAGGCTTCAGCTGCTGAATGATATACGCCAGATCGTGGATGAGAAATTGAGCGCCATGTCTGCACCCATTGTAAACGACTGGATAAAGGCCGGAACGGCCCGGAAGATATTAGATATGTCGCCCGGTAGCTTACAAAACCTGCGTATAGCTGGTAAAATCCGGTTTAAAAAAATCCGTGGCTCTTATTATTACAACCTGAAGGATATTAATAATTTATTCAAATAG
- the traN gene encoding conjugative transposon protein TraN encodes MKRVCAVMATVWMMLFSLGVMAQELASLKSNVPNQIYVTVNKTTSILFPSGVKSIDRGSKDIFLQKAKGTENVVQVKAAKAGFSPTNLTVITSDGAVYAFIISYDSDPKALAIQLPPNGNSSKGAVIFTAQKDNEAKFNDLAWQLVSKKSNMFRPGDERDFVRLELAGLFVKDDAFYFQFRLSNNSNISYDLDQFRFFISDRKKSKRTASQEIEILPLSVAGNSKVINSCSSQTVVFVLDKFTLARQKYLHVQMTELNGGRNLDLKILNRHLNKAKVL; translated from the coding sequence ATGAAAAGAGTTTGTGCAGTTATGGCAACAGTGTGGATGATGCTGTTTTCATTAGGTGTGATGGCGCAGGAACTGGCTTCACTTAAAAGTAACGTTCCCAATCAGATTTATGTTACGGTAAATAAAACAACCAGTATACTTTTCCCTTCAGGGGTGAAAAGTATTGATCGCGGCAGTAAAGATATCTTCCTGCAAAAAGCGAAAGGCACAGAGAACGTGGTACAGGTAAAGGCCGCTAAAGCCGGATTTTCTCCTACTAATCTAACTGTCATTACGAGTGATGGAGCCGTGTATGCCTTTATCATCTCTTACGATTCCGATCCGAAAGCACTGGCTATTCAGCTACCGCCTAACGGGAACAGTTCTAAGGGGGCCGTAATCTTTACGGCTCAGAAAGATAATGAAGCTAAGTTCAATGATCTGGCATGGCAATTAGTATCCAAAAAAAGCAATATGTTCCGTCCGGGGGATGAACGCGATTTTGTTCGCCTTGAGCTGGCGGGATTGTTTGTGAAGGATGACGCTTTTTATTTTCAGTTCAGGCTTTCCAATAATTCTAACATCAGCTACGATCTGGACCAGTTTAGGTTTTTCATCAGTGACAGGAAGAAATCAAAACGTACGGCCTCACAGGAGATAGAAATTTTGCCGCTTAGCGTAGCCGGCAATTCAAAAGTCATTAACAGCTGCAGTTCCCAAACCGTTGTTTTTGTACTTGATAAATTCACATTGGCGCGGCAGAAATATCTGCATGTTCAGATGACTGAGCTGAATGGTGGCAGAAACCTGGATCTGAAGATACTTAACCGGCACCTGAATAAGGCTAAAGTTTTGTAG
- the traM gene encoding conjugative transposon protein TraM: protein MENLKFVEKQPHSEKFLRERKMSLVMPLLILPFLTLAFCALGGGKGVSNKAPKADDSALIARLPEAGSFQDSTFDKMQFYEEAQKDSADRAKLADQDPYYSNRSDDPLFSNQFSGSDDRVTDDHDMPSTSRLSDVDQNEKRIREKLAALDHAVNEKGSVKTPEDLPSSVSPVKAGQSVNSSDIDRLESMISSVQGGQSGSDHEMQQIQDVLGKILDIQHPDRVQERLQQASQKNQGQVFAVSVANIDPVTTLDSNQLPATSGFNRFFGLENDLAGEMNSPVANSIPAVISDDQVLVTGAFVKLRLTSDVFINGQLIPKNTFLFGQSGVNGERLNITVTSVRYQNSIFPVRLSVYDIDGLAGLYIPGAISRDVAKESGDRAVQALGMSSLDPSVSAQALSAGIDAAKSLLSKKIKLVKVAVKANYQIFLKDDNQQSK, encoded by the coding sequence ATGGAAAATTTGAAATTTGTTGAAAAGCAGCCTCATTCAGAAAAGTTCCTCCGGGAGCGAAAAATGAGTTTGGTAATGCCGTTGCTAATTCTACCCTTTCTTACACTCGCATTTTGTGCTTTAGGTGGCGGTAAGGGTGTCAGTAATAAAGCGCCGAAGGCAGATGATAGCGCACTGATAGCCCGTTTACCTGAAGCCGGCAGCTTCCAGGACAGCACCTTTGACAAAATGCAATTTTATGAGGAGGCGCAGAAAGATTCTGCTGACCGCGCGAAATTGGCGGATCAAGACCCGTACTATTCAAATAGAAGTGATGATCCATTGTTCTCTAACCAGTTTTCAGGTAGTGATGATAGGGTAACAGACGATCATGATATGCCGTCCACATCCCGTTTGTCGGATGTCGATCAGAATGAAAAGCGAATCCGGGAAAAGCTGGCAGCGTTGGATCATGCTGTTAACGAAAAGGGATCTGTGAAGACTCCTGAAGATCTTCCATCATCTGTGAGTCCGGTAAAAGCCGGGCAATCGGTCAATTCCAGCGATATAGACCGGCTGGAAAGTATGATTTCGAGCGTACAGGGAGGGCAATCCGGCAGTGATCATGAAATGCAGCAGATTCAGGATGTGTTAGGCAAGATTCTGGACATCCAACACCCTGACCGCGTTCAGGAACGCTTACAACAGGCTTCACAAAAAAATCAGGGTCAAGTGTTTGCAGTGTCAGTAGCCAATATAGACCCGGTAACCACTTTAGACAGCAACCAGCTTCCTGCAACATCCGGTTTCAATAGATTCTTTGGACTGGAAAACGATCTCGCCGGTGAGATGAATTCGCCGGTTGCGAACAGTATCCCTGCAGTGATCAGTGATGACCAGGTACTGGTCACCGGTGCCTTTGTTAAATTGCGCCTGACATCGGATGTTTTTATCAATGGCCAGCTGATTCCGAAGAATACTTTTTTATTCGGACAATCCGGTGTTAACGGAGAGCGCCTTAACATAACAGTGACTTCTGTTCGCTATCAAAATAGCATATTTCCGGTTCGCCTGAGTGTGTACGATATTGACGGCCTGGCCGGTCTCTATATTCCGGGTGCGATTTCCAGAGATGTAGCAAAAGAATCCGGTGACCGCGCTGTTCAGGCACTGGGTATGTCGTCACTTGATCCTTCTGTATCAGCACAGGCTTTAAGCGCAGGGATCGATGCCGCAAAGAGTTTGCTAAGTAAGAAAATAAAGCTGGTGAAAGTTGCTGTTAAGGCAAATTACCAGATATTCCTTAAGGACGATAATCAACAAAGCAAGTAG
- the traK gene encoding conjugative transposon protein TraK, which produces MFKQAKNLDQAFKSIRLFTIIIIIAFSGVCGLVIYKSYGVVMKEQSRVYVLINGKALEAYASDRKDNIPAEARDHVKTFHQLFFTYTPDEKAITTNISKALYLADISAKEQYDNLKEQNYFSGIVAGNVYQTIEVDSIQLDLDQYPYHFKCFATQHLSRSTSKVDRSLITEGFLRNISRSENNSHGFLIERWKTIENKDVNIQKR; this is translated from the coding sequence ATGTTTAAACAAGCAAAAAATTTAGATCAGGCGTTTAAGTCTATACGTCTTTTTACCATCATCATTATAATCGCGTTTTCCGGAGTCTGTGGTCTGGTGATCTACAAATCATATGGTGTAGTAATGAAGGAGCAAAGCAGGGTATATGTGCTTATCAATGGCAAAGCCCTGGAAGCCTATGCATCAGACAGAAAAGATAACATTCCGGCCGAGGCCCGCGATCATGTAAAAACTTTTCATCAGCTTTTTTTTACCTACACGCCTGATGAAAAGGCTATTACTACAAATATTTCCAAAGCCTTGTATTTAGCTGACATTAGCGCAAAGGAGCAATACGATAACCTTAAAGAGCAGAACTATTTTTCGGGTATTGTTGCCGGGAATGTTTATCAAACCATTGAAGTAGATAGCATTCAGTTAGACCTGGATCAATACCCCTACCACTTTAAATGCTTTGCAACACAGCATCTTTCACGGTCAACCAGCAAAGTTGATCGCTCTCTTATTACTGAAGGATTTCTTCGAAATATCAGCAGGTCGGAAAATAACTCTCATGGATTCCTGATCGAACGCTGGAAGACCATTGAAAATAAAGATGTGAACATTCAAAAACGGTAA